TCCTTTCTCGAACCGACAAAATCTCAAAATCCCATCTCGAGCTACTCAAATTAATAATCATTTCAACCTAGGTAACATTTGTGCATGCCCGATTGGATGTCTTAACTATAAACTGTCCATGTAAGCGTTTTCAAGTGTAAAACTAGTGTTACCGGTATCATAAATAAAACGCTGTTCATTCCATATATGACAATGATGTAAACGTTTTCAAAAATGACTTGTTTTTGCTATACTGAATTGAGTACTTTTTGAGGGGGAATTGTATGGCTACTTTAAAAGATGTCGCCGCTTTAGCCCATGTATCCAAAATGACTGTTTCGCGGGCCTTAAATCATCCAGAACTAGTTTCAGCTGAAATTCGGCAGGATGTGCTCGCGGCCGTCACTGCGTTAAACTACCAACCTAACCGGGCCGGTTTAGCACTTTCGAAACATAAATCGTTTGTGTTCCAATTCTTGATGTTAGAGGATGTTGATCAAGTAGAACCCTACTATGGCAAGCTGCTGATCTATATCAGTGATGCCTTACAGCAATCTGGTTATACCTTAGAATTGGGGCACTCACGTCAAAGTTTAAATCCAAATGTTGATGGTTTAATTGTCGTGGGCGCGCGTCACCATGACTTGGTCTGGTTGAAGGCATTGGACATCCCGTACGTTAGTTATGGAGAAATTAGCGAAGATATTCCGTATGTCGATGTCGATAATCGCTTGGGCACAAAAATAGCCACGCAACAATTATTGATGCATGGCTATACTAATATTCACTATATCGGGCTGACGATGGACGAATACTTTGCGCGGCAACGTGAGCAAGGATATCTCGATGCGACGCAGGCCGCCCATAATCTCCCCCACGTCCATCGTATTACTAATAACGATCGTTTGGCTGAAACATTAGTCCAGCAGCTGGCTTTGACGCCTAACATGGCTTTTGTTTGTGCAACCGATCAGATTGGCTTGGGGGTCGTGCGGGGAATTTTGGATGCGGGGTTCCGTATTCCAGAGGATGTCGCGGTGATTGGCTTTGATGGGGTTTATTTGGATCAAATTGCGTCACGGCGACTGACGACCATCCGACAACCACTACCACAGATTGCCAATGAGTTAATTCACCTCTTAGAAGCGCAATTAACTAATACCGCTTGGCAACCACAACTTATCGTTCCTGAATTAATTGTCCGGGAATCAACTCGTAACTAAAAAGAACGGCTATGCAGACAATTGCGTAGTCGTTCTTTTAGATTAATCGTTTGTTTTTTCGTGCTTCTCAGCGCGTGCAAACAAAATCCAGGCAATGATTGCAAATAATACTGGGCCTAAAATCGTCCACATACCATCAAACCAATCACCGGTGCTAAAGGGCTCCCAAATCGTCAAACCGATTG
This is a stretch of genomic DNA from Weissella soli. It encodes these proteins:
- a CDS encoding LacI family DNA-binding transcriptional regulator; the encoded protein is MATLKDVAALAHVSKMTVSRALNHPELVSAEIRQDVLAAVTALNYQPNRAGLALSKHKSFVFQFLMLEDVDQVEPYYGKLLIYISDALQQSGYTLELGHSRQSLNPNVDGLIVVGARHHDLVWLKALDIPYVSYGEISEDIPYVDVDNRLGTKIATQQLLMHGYTNIHYIGLTMDEYFARQREQGYLDATQAAHNLPHVHRITNNDRLAETLVQQLALTPNMAFVCATDQIGLGVVRGILDAGFRIPEDVAVIGFDGVYLDQIASRRLTTIRQPLPQIANELIHLLEAQLTNTAWQPQLIVPELIVRESTRN